The following coding sequences are from one Humulus lupulus chromosome X, drHumLupu1.1, whole genome shotgun sequence window:
- the LOC133804656 gene encoding transcription factor MYB3R-1-like: MDGDRRITNPSNGLGNNIQKNRALNGRTSGPTRRSTKGQWTPEEDETLRRAVQRFKGKNWKKIAECFKDRTDVQCLHRWQKVLNPELVKGPWSKEEDEVIVELVKQYGPKKWSTIANHLPGRIGKQCRERWHNHLNPAINKEAWTQEEELALIRAHQIYGNKWAELTKFLPGRTDNSIKNHWNSSVKKKLDSYLKSGLLTQFQGLPQVGEQSQPIGSSSLKISGDDSCRETEIEEISECSQDSIVAGRFQNAGEMANVVLYTRGELQTTELSGSGNLPNSSPASCSEPYYPSLEDSAFSRAEISHDIDCGTKYLRQNFSNDAEVSMSGDYHFDLHDMSNISSRHLERESSGMQSYCLGASESQEVANVSLETSGGLTVSASMGNVHLGSEKSEHMLISDDECCRVLFSEAMNDECFPSRNLGGCSDSILHQSSNIQISDAGGSVPSQLPGHSSTDVMGTSCSQTFFPDPVSVDDGPLIFGGDSNNLLIAPQQEYATCSRDGFIFTNDSANSPCNDDMDMTGMQEQLDTSKDPSKLVPVNSFGSNLDTQTCPMVARPEVGNDERDAGVLCYEPPRFPGFDGPFFSCDLIQSGSEMQQEYSPLGIRQLMMPSNCLTPFRLWDSPTHDGSPDAVLKSAAKTFTGTPSIFKKRHREFLSPLSDRKKDKKLETDMTSSLTKDYSRLDIAFHGNRNITQPSEYTESQDSEKVNSNMTFSQDRNTEIVFCDSDLHENKEQEASEIEDKTKIDAGPSSQLPSGVLTEHNMNDMLLFSPKQVDFKARTPRNQHLKNFDPSPNRGVTSISPAIVSASFGSPSLSGKKLKIQSVAGTCGQHDSSSALPEMNGSTAGGNVTVETFSVFGDTPFKRSIESPSAWKSPWFINSFIAGPRVETDISIEDMYYASPGDRSYDAIGLMKQISEHTAAAYANAQVVLGNDTPKSLMKGKVNRDTQGKNNIQLGKCSTLSQNILAECRVLDFSECGTPGKKAEPGKSSTGISNFSSPSSHLLKNCR; this comes from the exons GAGGACTAGTGGGCCCACAAGACGTTCAACTAAAGGGCAATGGACGCCTGAAGAG GATGAGACTTTGCGGAGGGCAGTTCAACGTTTCAAAGGAAAGAACTGGAAGAAAATTG CTGAATGTTTCAAGGATCGGACTGATGTACAATGCCTTCATAGGTGGCAGAAGGTCTTGAATCCAGAACTCGTCAAAGGTCCATGGTCTAAAGAG GAGGATGAGGTTATAGTTGAATTGGTGAAACAATATGGGCCAAAGAAGTGGTCTACTATTGCTAATCATTTACCTGGACGTATTGGTAAGCAATGTCGGGAAAG GTGGCACAATCATCTTAATCCTGCAATAAATAAAGAGGCATGGACACAAGAAGAGGAGTTGGCTTTAATTCGTGCCCATCAGATATATGGAAACAAATGGGCAGAGCTAACGAAGTTCCTGCCTGGGAG GACAGACAACTCTATAAAAAATCATTGGAACAGTTCTGTAAAAAAGAAACTGGATTCCTACTTAAAATCAGGCTTGCTTACACAGTTCCAGGGCTTACCTCAAGTTGGAGAACAAAGCCAACCCATTGGTTCATCTTCTTTGAAGATTAGTGGAGATGATAGTTGTAGAGAGACAGAAATAGAGGAGATTTCAGAATGCAGTCAAGATTCAATAGTCGCTGGTCGCTTTCAGAATGCTGGAGAAATGGCCAATGTGGTATTATATACGAGAGGGGAACTTCAGACTACTGAACTATCTGGTTCAGGAAACTTGCCAAACTCCAGTCCAGCATCTTGTTCAGAACCCTATTATCCATCTTTGGAGGATTCTGCTTTTTCCAGAGCAGAAATATCTCATGACATAGATTGTGGTACAAAATATCTTCGGCAAAATTTTTCAAATGATGCTGAAGTTTCAATGAGTGGGGATTACCATTTTGATTTACATGACATGTCTAATATTTCTTCAAGACATTTGGAACGGGAATCATCAGGGATGCAATCATATTGTTTAGGTGCTAGCGAGAGCCAAGAAGTAGCTAATGTTTCATTAGAGACTTCTGGTGGGTTAACCGTTTCTGCTTCCATGGGGAATGTGCACTTGGGTTCTGAAAAATCAGAGCACATGTTGATATCTGATGATGAGTGTTGTAGGGTTTTATTTTCAGAAGCAATGAATGATGAGTGCTTTCCCTCAAGAAATCTTGGTGGATGCTCTGATTCAATACTACATCAATCATCTAACATCCAGATATCTGATGCTGGTGGAAGTGTGCCTTCTCAATTACCTGGTCATTCAAGCACTGATGTAATGGGAACCTCGTGCTCTCAAACGTTCTTTCCTGATCCAGTGTCTGTTGATGATGGTCCACTTATATTTGGTGGTGATTCAAATAATTTGCTTATAGCGCCACAACAAGAATATGCCACTTGTTCACGTGATGGATTTATCTTTACCAATGATTCTGCCAATTCTCCTTGCAATGATGATATGGATATGACAGGAATGCAAGAGCAATTGGATACATCGAAGGATCCTTCAAAATTAGTTCCTGTAAATAGTTTTGGCTCAAATTTGGATACACAAACTTGTCCCATGGTTGCAAGACCAGAAGTGGGCAATGATGAGCGGGATGCAGGAGTACTATGTTATGAGCCTCCTCGCTTTCCAGGTTTTGATGGTCCATTTTTCAGTTGTGATCTTATACAGTCCGGCAGTGAGATGCAGCAAGAATATAGTCCACTTGGTATTCGCCAGCTGATGATGCCTTCCAACTGCCTTACTCCATTTAGATTATGGGATTCACCAACTCATGATGGTAGTCCTGATGCTGTGCTTAAAAGTGCTGCTAAAACATTCACGGGTACACCATCCATTTTTAAGAAACGACACCGGGAGTTTTTGTCACCATTATCTGATAGAAAAAAGGACAAAAAGCTGGAGACTGACATGACCTCTAGTTTGACCAAAGATTATTCACGTTTAGATATTGCTTTCCATGGTAATAGGAACATCACACAGCCAAGTGAATATACTGAAAGTCAG GATTCTGAGAAAGTGAATAGCAATATGACATTTTCACAGGACAGAAACACAGAGATCGTTTTCTGTGATAGTGATCTCCATGAAAATAAGGAGCAAGAAGCATCAGAAATTGAAGATAAGACCAAGATTGATGCTGGTCCCTCTTCCCAATTGCCCTCTGGAGTCCTCACTGAACATAATATGAATGATATGCTGTTATTTTCTCCTAAACAAGTTGATTTCAAAGCTCGAACCCCAAGAAATCAGCATCTCAAAAACTTTGATCCTTCACCAAATCGAGGCGTCACTTCAATATCTCCTGCAATTGTTTCTGCGTCTTTTGGCTCTCCTTCATTAAGTGGAAAGAAACTCAAAATTCAGTCTGTAGCAGGGACATGTGGGCAACATGATTCTTCGTCAGCCCTCCCTGAGATGAATGGTTCTACTGCTGGGGGCAATGTCACAGTCGAAACTTTTAGCGT atTTGGTGATACCCCATTTAAAAGAAGTATCGAATCCCCTTCAGCATGGAAGTCACCTTGGTTCATAAATTCGTTTATAGCCGGGCCCAGAGTTGAAACTGACATCTCTATTGAG GATATGTATTACGCGAGCCCTGGAGACAGAAGCTATGATGCCATTGGATTGATGAAACAAATAAGTGAGCACACCGCAGCTGCATATGCCAATGCTCAGGTGGTTTTAGGAAATGACACTCCTAAATCATTAATGAAAGGAAAAGTCAACCGTGACACACAGGGAAAGAACAACATTCAACTAGGAAAATGTTCAACATTGTCACAAAATATTTTG GCCGAGTGTCGCGTTCTAGACTTTAGTGAATGTGGGACTCCTGGAAAGAAAGCAGAACCTGGGAAGTCCTCGACTGGTATCAGCAACTTCTCGAGCCCCTCTTCTCATCTGCTGAAGAATTGCAGATGA